The DNA region GCGTCCATGCCACCCTTGACATCTGACTCTATGTCATCTCCAACAACAGCAACCTCTTCAGGTTTTAATCCCATTGATCTTACAGCCATAAGGAAAAAATCCTTATTTGGCTTCCCTATAAGTTTTGCCTTTTTACCTGTTGCAAACTCAAGACCTGTTATAAAAGCTCCACAGTCTAATGACAGCTTGCCGTCTTTATCCCTGAAATATTTGTTCTTAGCAGCTGCAAGAAGATCAGCCCCTTCCATCAGGTATCTGAATGCTTTATTCATATTCTGGTAGGTAAAGTTATCCCTTGCATCACCAATTACCACATAATCAACAGGCTGTTTTTTTATACCTTTCATATCTTCAAGGGCAAGATCTGTAAGTATAAGGAAAGCCCC from Persephonella sp. includes:
- a CDS encoding TIGR01458 family HAD-type hydrolase; translated protein: MIDFKKIKGFLLDLDGVLYIIDKPIEGAQNSLKKLKERFSVRFITNTTTKPRKVVYQKLVQMGFDVKEEEIFSALEATKQFLKEKDAGAFLILTDLALEDMKGIKKQPVDYVVIGDARDNFTYQNMNKAFRYLMEGADLLAAAKNKYFRDKDGKLSLDCGAFITGLEFATGKKAKLIGKPNKDFFLMAVRSMGLKPEEVAVVGDDIESDVKGGMDAGLKGILVKTGKFTPEDLKKGIKPDLIVEDINHLIRLIEDQT